The Streptomyces sp. NBC_01298 genome contains the following window.
GACTTGGTGTCCGCCATGGCAGCTGAGCTGACGTCCCTCCACTGGAGCGCCGGTGATGTGGACGCGCTTGCCTCCGGACAGGACGCCGGGGGCAGGCGGCTACCGTCGAACGCGTGGATGGCGTTGCGTCGCCTGGGCTGGACTGTCGCCCCGGCCGAAGGCGTGAAGGTCAATGACCGGATCGTCCGCATGGCTCAGGAGCAGGCCGGGCGTACGTTGCGGTCGGTGAAGTGGCGGGCAGATCTGACTGCCGGGGTGCTCGTGTCCTGGCCCACCGACCCCGGCAAGCGGACGCCCGACGAGTGGGACTCGGTGCGTGGGGCGGTGGCGGGCGGACTCCATCTGCCGTCCAGTGTGATCAACTCCCGCACCCGGCAGATAGCCGCGTTCCTCCGTGAGCACGGCCGCCTCCCGGCGAGTGTGTTCGAGCTGGAAACCGCACCCCACACGGGCCGGATGCTGCTGCTGTCGGCATGCGACGGGCAGCAGGCCACCATCGAGCGGGCGAATGAACCAGGACGTGCCCTGCTCCGCTTGCAGCTCCCCACCCGGCCCGACCCCCAGTCGTACAAGGACTGGACATGGGTCGCCTGCCCGATCACGCTGCCGTCTACGATCCCCGCCGGCGCGGTACTGCACCTGCCCACCCTGCGCATCCACCAGGGACGGGTGCGGGCCGATCTCGCCTATACCCATGCCGTTCCCAAGGCCCGGCCGGCCGGACATGCGGTCGCGCTCGGTGTGGACTGGGGCCTGAACACCCTGCTGTCCGCCGGATCCGCCCGGCTGCACGATGACGGGCGGATCACCGCCCTCGGCGCCGGTGCCATGTTCCGCGCCGCAGGGGTCCTGGCCAAGCAGCACCGGCTGCGGCGCCTGTCGGAGCACCTGCACGCGAAAGCAGACCACTACGCGAGGCTTACCGGCTGCGGCACCGGACACCCCCTGACAGCCAAGCACGCGGTGCTGACCGAGGAGATCCGGCGCGTCAGTGCCCGGCGGTCGAACCTCAACGATGCGCTCGCCCGGGCCGCCGCACGCTGGGCCATCGATCAGGCCATCGCCGCCGGAGCGACCATCATCTACGTCGAAGACCTCCGCTCGATGGAAGCCCGAGGCATGGGCCGCACGATGAACACCCGCCTCTCCCAGACGGTGCGCGGGCAGATCGTCGACCGGATGCGGCACCTCGCCTCTGAGACGGGCATCGCCGTCGTCTCCGTGCCCGCGAGGAACACCTCCAAGCACTGCCCGCGCTGTCTTCTCCCACTGCGGCACCGCAAGGCCCCGGACCGGCCCACCACCCCGGGATGGAAATGGGCCATCTGCCCGTCCTGTGGATACCAGGGCGACCGCGACGCCGGCGCGTGGCAACGCATCGCCGCACGCGGCCTCACCCACCAGACCAAGACCGTCACCGACCGCACCACAGGTGCCATGGCCATCCGCACGATCGTGGACACCCTCGAAACCCGCGCCGTGATCACACCCACGGCCAAGACCAGCCGGCAGGACCGGTCCAAGACCGGACCCACCCGGCCGTCAACCACACGCCCCGCGCCCAGGCGACGCAGGGCACCCTCCCTCGCGGGCCCTTCGGGGCCGGCGGGCAAGCGTCCGGAGGGACACGCACCAACGGGCCGGACCCGGCTGCCCCACGCAGCCCACCGGAACCAGAACGCGACCACGATCAGCACACCCACCACCGGCCGACACCGGCCGCGGGGAGCAGCACTGGGCGCAGGCTTCCACCTGCACACCCACGCCACCCCTCCACGATGGGAAGAACCCACACCGGACACCACGTCCGACATGGGTTCAGGCAACTGATCAGAGACGCTATCCGACCCTGGGGGGCTGCGGGCTCAGCGGACCGTGAAACGGACCGCTGTCTCCAAGAAGGGGATGTTCAG
Protein-coding sequences here:
- a CDS encoding zinc ribbon domain-containing protein — protein: MAAELTSLHWSAGDVDALASGQDAGGRRLPSNAWMALRRLGWTVAPAEGVKVNDRIVRMAQEQAGRTLRSVKWRADLTAGVLVSWPTDPGKRTPDEWDSVRGAVAGGLHLPSSVINSRTRQIAAFLREHGRLPASVFELETAPHTGRMLLLSACDGQQATIERANEPGRALLRLQLPTRPDPQSYKDWTWVACPITLPSTIPAGAVLHLPTLRIHQGRVRADLAYTHAVPKARPAGHAVALGVDWGLNTLLSAGSARLHDDGRITALGAGAMFRAAGVLAKQHRLRRLSEHLHAKADHYARLTGCGTGHPLTAKHAVLTEEIRRVSARRSNLNDALARAAARWAIDQAIAAGATIIYVEDLRSMEARGMGRTMNTRLSQTVRGQIVDRMRHLASETGIAVVSVPARNTSKHCPRCLLPLRHRKAPDRPTTPGWKWAICPSCGYQGDRDAGAWQRIAARGLTHQTKTVTDRTTGAMAIRTIVDTLETRAVITPTAKTSRQDRSKTGPTRPSTTRPAPRRRRAPSLAGPSGPAGKRPEGHAPTGRTRLPHAAHRNQNATTISTPTTGRHRPRGAALGAGFHLHTHATPPRWEEPTPDTTSDMGSGN